aggtaattgtccctattaaatttttagtcattcatgcgtgaatttattcttagaatcatgtttcctcatttttaaattgcatttttagcATATTTGCATGTTTTGGAACTTAGTTCAGTCACAAATTaagttctcagtgtttagttGTAGGGATTTCACACCACCCTCCATTTcggctagtttagtcttcatttgaGGAAGAATGTTTCCAAGGTGGAGATAATGTAAAAACCCATATCCTACATAGACCAGAATTCAAATTTTCCAGAACTACAGGATACACCTAGGGATCGTAGTTGGACTATGGTCCATGGACCAGGTTTGTGGAAAGTTGTCTACAGAATCTCAAAGTTCCTAAACGATGGTCAGGACCTATAGACCGTAGGTAGGACCACGGTTGTGGACTAGGTCTATCGATCGTGGTCCTCAGAACCCATTCTCTTAAGCAAATGATTAAAAAACAGGACGGACCATAGGTTGGACCATGGTCTGTGGACCAAGTCCATCCATCTCGGTCTACAGACCCATTCTGTGAACCAAATGACGGCCAGGACCTATGGACCATAGGTAAGACCACGGTCCGTGGACTAGATATGCCAATCTTTGGTCCACAGACCCATTCTCAgaaccaaacgacggccaggacCTATAGACTGTGGGTAGGACCACGGTCCTTGGACCAGGTCCATCGATCATTCTGACAACAGTTAAGTCGGGGGTCTTTGGTATTTTATTATTTCGTTTAATCCCTAAGCTACGTCGTTTAGACCCGAAATTATGAGGTTTTAGTAGTATAAGACTAcaaacataactagaacttactaagtcaaatcattaatcaacacatagaaaattagaagcaaaaaaggagaaaaagatcatgaaccctagttcaagaacgccacaaaattcaatcatttacagcctcaaaatttaaagatttctCCATGGAATTAACAGTAGCTATGTGGGATTTCTCTAGTGGGCTCAATTCACCCATTAGGTctctagttttcagtcagtttCATGATTACCTTATTATGACTAGACCAAGGTTTTCTTGAATGTTAGAATCACTAGGTTCTTAGATAATAGAATGATCCAAATTAGATTAGTACATTAATATTCAGAtaaatgcatgaattccagAACCCTagatatgtatttctttagttcttgaactacaCATGCTAGGTGCGATATTTTAGTTATACacttatacatgcctcagttattaatgcattattctcatattaattattgcattttcAGTTTGCACGTTCAGTTTTAAGCTATCCAGTAGTTACAGAAATTCAGTCATAATTAGTTAACCACTTAATTTATTGGGAGTTGCATAATACGGacttggactagggttcagcgtacccgaATAGTCCGGCCATGTAAGTTGTATGTCCCCTTTGCAGGCATCAATTTGATGATCACGCTATCATGCCTTGATACCTatggcaaggtatattggatcctctcgatgaggcgtatacatcagactccacatcaagctcatgtgattttatcaAGACTCCACATGCCTTGATACCTATGGCAAGGTATACTGGGTCCTCTTGAATACACCACTGCAAGAACTGCTCCCATGTCATTGGAACATTACTTTGTTGCTCTATCCAGCTTAACAGCCTCCCCCGCATTCTCCTGGCAAAGTTGCATTGCATAAACAGATGTTTTACAATCTCATCAGCATTCTTGCACAACACACATATCTTCTCTACTACAACTCCCCACTGAGCCAATCTGTCCACTGTTGCTAGCCTTTGATTCATCATGATCCACATTGTAAAGTAGGCTTTTGGTCTTGCTACGTTGTTGAACATAATACAAGTCAATGCTGGCCTTTGTTGATCTCCCTTCATGTGACAATAAAGTTGCCTGATCATCCCTTTGCTATTGCCATGCACTTGCTGAACCTGCTCCACAATTTTCTTTGCATTCATTACTTTTTGTTTCATCCAGCTTGCATGTTTCGTCCTCTTCCATTCTCTCTGCCCTTTTATATTGTATGCATGTATCCATTTAATCCATAGTTTATCTTCCTTGTTAGCTAAATCCCAACAAAGTTTAGCAACTGCAGCTCTATTCCACACTTTCATATTGATCAACCCCATACCTCCTTCACATTTAGGACAGCACACTTTCTCCCATGCTATCAATGCCTTTTTTGTAACAAAGTCAACCCCTCTTCTACATAGTCCTTCAATCACTTTAATTATCTTTGCAGGAATAATAAAAGTTGAGCCAGTATGACTGTACACCAAAGAACAGTCTTAATCAGTTGAGTTCTACATGCATAAGACAATTTTTTTGCTGTCCATGAATTGATTCTTTCCATGATCTTGTCAATGAGTGGATACCACTAGATTATAGTCAGCTTCTTTGTTGATAGAGGAACTCCCAAGTATTTAAAAGGTAGCTCTTCCATAGTGTAACCAAGTTGTTGAATAATTTGTTGCCTAACCTCCATTTGAACTCCACCACAGTATATGGAACTCTTTGTGAGATTTGCCTGCAGTCTAGATACTTGAGAGAACTCTGAAAAACACCTTTGAAGTATCTTGATGGACTCCAAGTCTCATCTTGAAAACAATAGTAAGTCATCTGCAAAACATAAGTGTGTAATATCCATCTTAGAACATTTAGGATGATATTTGAAGGCTTTCTCTTCTTTAAGTCCTATGAGGAGCCTACTGAGGTATTCCATTGCAATGGCAAACAAAAAGGGTGACATAGGATCCCCTTCTCTAAGACCTTTAGCTACATCGAACCTTTGAGTAGTTTGTCCATTGACAACAATAGTATAATTCACTATTTGACACAATGCATGACCCATTGAATAAACATCTCTGGAAATCCCAAGCCTACCATTACTTGTTCTAAGAAAGGCCATTCAAGTGAATCATAGGCTTTCTGTAGATCAATATTAAGCATGCTTCTAGGAGAAATATTCCTCCTAGTATAAGCCTTGACCAATTCATGAGCCAGAATAATGTTATCTGCAATCTTCCTCCCTGGTATAACTCCAGCATGACTTTCACATATAACTGTATGAATAACCTCATGCATTCTTTTTGTTATCACCTTAGAAATGATTTTGTATAGAACAGTGCAACAAGCAATTGGCCTATACTCCTTTACAGTTTTAGGACTTTGAACCTTTGGAATTAGAGATACAAGAGTGCAGTTGAAGGGCTTAAACAACTTTCCTGTTGTGAAGAAGCTTTTGACAGCCTCAATAACATCCTTTTTAATGATCTTCCAAGAATGCTTAAAGAAATGTGCATTATATCCATCTATACCTGGAGGCTTGTCATTCCCAATAGACTGCAATGTTGTATAAATCTCATATTCTGTTATGCCTGTGCGTAATTGAATTCTTTGCTGCTTTGATAATGCAGGGCCTCTTTTCATCACCTGGGCATTTATAGCTGGAATTTTACCTGCTGAAGATCCCATAAGActtttataaaacataacaaactCCTGTTGAATCTCTTGGAGTTCATATAGCATCCTTCCATATATAGATAGTATACTTCTAATATGCTTCTTTTGAGTTCTCTCCTTTATCACTGAACTAAAGTATTTGTTGTTTGCATCTCCCAGTTTAATCCATCTTGCTCTTGCTTTTTGTCTTAAAGCACTTTCCTCTATCATTGACCACTTCTCCAGATTTATTAGTAGCTCCTTCTCTTTAGCAACTAGCTCATCCCTTGCCTGGCTATATAGCTGCTCTTGAAGTTCTACTAGCTCACTTCTTGTCTTCTCAATCTTCTGGCCTATATATTGAAACTCTCTCCCATTCAATTGTCTCAAGACTGGCTGGAGTGCCTTTAACTTATACCATATCTCCTTTATTACTTCACTTCCATGCTTCTGCTTCCAGAATTTATCCACCAGTTCCAAAAAAGACTCATGTTCAATCCAAACATTAAAGAACTTAAAACTCACTTTGATCTGATGATAACTTTGTTGAAGTAGCAAATGCataggagaggctaaagaagcaaaaatcgatgaggaaggtgttttgagaattaagggaagagtatgtgtaccccgcgtcgatgatttgattcacactattcttacaaaggctcatagttcaaggtattctatacatcctggtgcaaccaagatgtatcgtgacttaaagcaacatttttggtggagtaggatgaagcgtgacattgttgattttgtttcccaatgcccgaattgtcagcaggtaaagtatgaacaccagagtcctggagggacacttcagagaatgcccattcctgaatggaagtgggagagaattgcaatggacttcgtggttggtcttccaaagacaatgggtaagtatgactccatttgggtaattgttgataggttaactaagtctactcacttcattccggttaaggtgacttacaatgcatagaatttagccaaactttacatctcagaaattgttcgattgcatggagttccactttccatcatatcagatagaggtacgcagtttacttctaagttttggaaaatattgcatgccgaattaggtactaggttggatcttagtactgcatttcaccctcagaacgatggtcagtctgagcgaacgattcaagtgttggaagatatgcttcgtgcatgtgtgatagaatttggtggttattgggataacttcttacccttagcagagttctcatacaacaatagctatcactcaagtattgatatggccccatttgaggcactgtatgggagaagatgtaggtctcccattgggtggtttgatccATTTGAGGATAGACCTtagggtactgaccttctgagggaatcgttagataaagtgatatgcattcaggaaaagcttctagcggctcaaagtaggcagaaagaatatgcagatcgaaaggttagaggcTTGGAGTTTATGGTGGgtgagcaagttttgctgaaggtttcacccatgaaaggggtgatgcggtttggtaagcgaggtaagcttagtccgaggtatatttgtccatttgaagttctgaagcacgtgagggaggtagcttatgaattagccttaccccctggactgtcaggagtgcatccggtatttcatgtgtctatgttgaaaagataccatggggatggaaactacatcattcattgggatttagttcttcttgatgagaatttgtcttatgaggaggatcctgttgctattttagatagagaagtcgcaagttgaggtcaagggagattgcatccatcaaggttcaatggaagaatcggccagttgaagagtccacctgggagaaggaggctgatatgcaagaaaaatatccacatctctttacagactcaggtactctttctcgcccttgtttttcttctcgtgatcgttcgaggacgaacgatgggtaaattggtatctattgtaatgacctgttaaGTCGTTATGGGCAgcagagtttatttctggtaatagctgtctgggtcgacggatcccacgacggacctttatgggcacgacggactgtcgagggggtctcgttctaaaacacttagactctggaaaaattacatactgagaacaactctctgaacttcgcgacggaagagcaggacagaccgtcgtaggcacgacagaccgtcacagactctttaatgaattcaactctctgaactttgtgacggaagcagcaggacggaccgtcgcaggcacgatgggccgtcacaggctgcataaccctgactgggtcggatttctgttaaaagttttaaggggtgttttggactattcctgcttatgatta
This DNA window, taken from Solanum lycopersicum chromosome 5, SLM_r2.1, encodes the following:
- the LOC104647500 gene encoding uncharacterized protein; translated protein: MHLLLQQSYHQIKVSFKFFNVWIEHESFLELVDKFWKQKHGSEVIKEIWYKLKALQPVLRQLNGREFQYIGQKIEKTRSELVELQEQLYSQARDELVAKEKELLINLEKWSMIEESALRQKARARWIKLGDANNKYFSSVIKERTQKKHIRSILSIYGRMLYELQEIQQEFVMFYKSLMGSSAGKIPAINAQVMKRGPALSKQQRIQLRTGITEYEIYTTLQSIGNDKPPGIDGYNAHFFKHSWKIIKKDVIEAVKSFFTTGKLFKPFNCTLVSLIPKVQSPKTVKEYRPIACCTVLYKIISKVITKRMHEVIHTVICESHAGVIPGRKIADNIILAHELVKAYTRRNISPRSMLNIDLQKAYDSLEWPFLEQVMMTYYCFQDETWSPSRYFKGVFQSSLKYLDCRQISQRVPYTVVEFKWSHTGSTFIIPAKIIKVIEGLCRRGVDFVTKKALIAWEKVCCPKCEGGMGLINMKVWNRAAVAKLCWDLANKEDKLWIKWIHAYNIKGQREWKRTKHASWMKQKVMNAKKIVEQVQQVHGNSKGMIRQLYCHMKGDQQRPALTCIMFNNVARPKAYFTMWIMMNQRLATVDRLAQWGVVVEKICVLCKNADEIVKHLFMQCNFARRMRGRLLSWIEQQSNVPMTWEQFLQWCIQEDPVYLAIGIKACGVLIKSHELDVESDVYASSRGSNIPCHRYQGMIA